Part of the Lolium rigidum isolate FL_2022 chromosome 6, APGP_CSIRO_Lrig_0.1, whole genome shotgun sequence genome, TGCACAACCACCTCACCGCCGCCACGCCGTGTCGTGCTCCTGCCGCGACTGAGCGATCGCCGTCGCTGCGCGGGCGGAGGAGTGCGGGCCTCGTGCGGCGATTTGCTCGACATGATCACAGGAACGTAACTGCTCTGATGCCAATTGTTTCCCTAAATCTCAACGCTACGAGCGAGCTCAAGATAGATCACAGAGAGAAAGAGAGACACGAGAGGTTTTTTGGTGCTGTGTTCAACATCAACAGCTTTTCCGTTGCATCCTTTTATTCAACGATTCCAATACGAGGCCGAGCAACGCGCCCTACGACTTGATCGTACCATCCCACGATCCGAGCGACGCGCTCAGCAAGCTACGACTAAGTCCAGTCAGCGTCTATCACGCAAATATTCCGGATACTAGCTACCAAGACTGACGAAACTGAGAGAAGAAAAAACTAGCTAGTACTGATACAGGGACGACAAGGTTTAAGCTAACAAAACTTAGAAGCGTGGAGCTCTTAATTAGTGTCGTCTATAGGAGGGCGGATGGAGCCTTCATCGGAGCATCGGCAGTGAACGGCATCTCGGATCCTACGACTTTGGAAGCAATGCCATGTATGGAGGCTATGGCGCTTGCAGCAGACCTGCAGTTGCAGCACTAGTAGTTGCCTCAGACTGTATGCAGGTTGTCAACAATCTAAAGGAGGAATACCTTAATAGCTACAACATGATCACGGCTGGGCGAAGGACTTATCTGAAATTGTGTTTAGGCATGGAAATAGGGCTTCGAATTCTGAAGCTCACACAGTGGCACGTAGTTAGTTTTGTTTATGTTAGATCAGGCCGGCAAGTTTGGCTCCTACTGCCGCCTGCCGAGTTTTGTATTGTATTCCTTTGACTATTGATCAATGTAAAGGCTACTGAATGttcaaaaaaggaaagaaaaaacagAATTCAGACTGGGAAACCGCCCCCGGCGTCGGGGCTGCGCCTGTCGAACCACATTCGCCGCTCTGCCAGACTGCCACCATCACACACCATATAAGTGATCGACCGAAACTCGGTCTTCCTGTGAATGACACTCGTAGTCGTAGGCCGCTTACCTGAACACTAGGCCACTACCACTACTCTCGCACCTTCCACTGCGATCCAAGAGGGCAGCGGCAAAACCCCGATCGAGCAAGAAGCTGCCTCCGGGCGGCGACAGCAAGATGATATCGTTGCACGACCTGTACACGGTCCTGGCGGCGGTGGTGCCGCTGTACGTGGCGATGATCCTCGCGTACGGGTCGGTGCGGTGGTGGGGCATCTTCACGCCGGACCAGTGCTCCGGCATCAACCGCTTCGTGGCCATCTTCGCCGTGCCGCTGCTctccttccacttcatctccaccaACGACCCCTACCAGAtgaacctccgcttcctcgccgccgaCACGCTGCAGAAGCTGCTCGTCCTGGCCCTGCTCGCCGCGACCTCGCGCCTCCCCGCCGTCCCCTCGCCGCGGCTGGACTGGTCCGTCACGCTCTTCTCGCTCGCCACGCTGCCCAACACGCTCGTCATGGGGATCCCGCTGCTCATCGCCATGTACGGGCCCTACGCGGGCTCGCTGATGGTCCAGGTGGTGGTGCTCCAGTGCATCATCTGGTACACGCTGCTGCTCTTCCTCTTCGAGTTCCGCGCCGCGCGGGTGCTGATCACCGACCAGTTCCCGGACACCGCGGCGTGCATCGCGTCGCTGCGCGTGGACCCCGACGTTGTGTCCCTGGAGGGCGGCCGCGCGGAGACGGAGTCCGAGGTGGCGGCCGACGGGCGGCTGCGCGTCACCGTGCGGCGCTCCTCGGCGTCGCGGCGGTCCGCCGCGCTGCTGGCCACGCCGCGGCCGTCGAACCTGACGGGCGCGGAGATCTACTCGGTCAGCTCGTCGCTGAATCCCACCCCGCGGGGCTCCAACTTCAACCACGCGGACTTCTTCGCCGTGGTCGGCggcgcgccaccgccgccgacgcccgcCAGGTTGCACGGGTCGAGCTTAGGCGGCTCCGGCCACTACTCCCTGCAGTCGTCCCAGGGCCCGACGCCGAGGGGCTCCAGCTTCGACGAGCACGCCAGAACCGCGGCGGCGGACGCCGGGGCGCCGCACAGCCATGACGCCAAGGAGCTGCACATGTTCGTGTGGAGCTCCAGCGCGTCTCCCGTGTCGGAAGCGAGCGGCTTTCCTGTGTTCAACGGCAGCACGGGCGCAGCAGCGCATCTCCATGCCGGCGGCGCCAAGGAAATCCGCATGGTTGTCCCCGCGGACCCGCCGCAGAACGGCTCGTGCAAAGGTCCGTCTCCACATTAATGCCATATAAGTTCGACGTCCGTGACTGCTACTACTTCACGGGTTTCATGTGCAATCAAGATTCGAGAGTAACCATTCGATCGCAAATTTCAGAGAATGGGGACTATAGCGCGGCGGCAGCGACGGGAGGCGGCAAGACGGTGGAGCTGGACGGCGAGTCGGTACGGTGCCGCGCAGACAAGCCGACGACGAAGCTAACATCCAACCCTAATGGCAAGGAcatggacggagcggaggaggacgcTGCGGGGACGGCGCGGCGGCAGCAAATGCCGCCGGCGAGCGTGATGACACGGCTGATACTGATCATGGTGTGGCGCAAGCTGATCCGCAACCCCAACACGTACTCCAGCCTCATCGGCCTCACATGGTCCCTCGTTGCCTTCCGGTACGTATGGACCAACGGCTCGTCTTCTCCACACGTGCTATGCTTCACTCATACCAGCAAGCTAGTCAGTACTGCCACTGATTAAGTTAGCCAGGCTGTGTGATTTTACACAGTAGAGAGGCGACAAGGCCGGCAAGGATCGTGTAAAATCTAGCTTCGAATCGGATGGTACCGAAGCTGTTTGCTTGCACCAGCTTTCTGCCGGTGGGGATAACAGAAAAGCAGCTTTCCGGGATACCCGGCCGGACGGCCCGAGCAATCCGCCGTCCGTTGCCGGACCACCGCGCCGCGCGGGCCCCGGCGGCCGGGCAGCGCCAATCGTATATATGGAGCTAGAGTTTGCACGGCGCACGACTACATAACTGTTTGCTTGcactaatcatcatcatcatcgccatcatAGTTATCTTCTGTTACTGCTTTCTACAGTGGCTAATGATCTCGTCTTATCCGGCGATCTAACGCACGGTCGCTGTTCATGGATCGCAGGTGGCACATCTCCATGCCAGCCATCGTCGAGAAGTCCATCTCCATCCTCTCCGACGCCGGGCTGGGGATGGCCATGTTTAGCCTCGGTAGGTGCCCACGCCCCTTGTGCTCATGTCTCCCCGTCGCCCTACACCTTGTTGCCACGCAATTAATCCTTCCCGGCCGTCGCGCTCGTGCCCACACTAGCGTGACTACCGTCGCATGCACCAACCATTGCTTGAGCTAACGCTGTCAACCTCTCTCCCCCTCGGCAGGATTGTTCATGGCGCTGCAGCCGAGCATCATCGCGTGCGGAAACTCCGTCGCCGTCGTCTCCATGGCCGTCCGCTTCCTCGCCGGACCCGCCATCACTGCTGCCGCGTCTGCCGCCGTCGGTCTCCGTGGGACGCTCCTCAAGGTCGCCATTGTTCAGGTAACTATACGACAAATGCATATCTACACTGTGCGTGCACTACATACCGTGCATGCTAGAGccatcaatttgatcaattgtaCTCCCCCGCCTTAAaaaaaagctgctcaactttTT contains:
- the LOC124660704 gene encoding auxin efflux carrier component 3a-like isoform X1, translating into MISLHDLYTVLAAVVPLYVAMILAYGSVRWWGIFTPDQCSGINRFVAIFAVPLLSFHFISTNDPYQMNLRFLAADTLQKLLVLALLAATSRLPAVPSPRLDWSVTLFSLATLPNTLVMGIPLLIAMYGPYAGSLMVQVVVLQCIIWYTLLLFLFEFRAARVLITDQFPDTAACIASLRVDPDVVSLEGGRAETESEVAADGRLRVTVRRSSASRRSAALLATPRPSNLTGAEIYSVSSSLNPTPRGSNFNHADFFAVVGGAPPPPTPARLHGSSLGGSGHYSLQSSQGPTPRGSSFDEHARTAAADAGAPHSHDAKELHMFVWSSSASPVSEASGFPVFNGSTGAAAHLHAGGAKEIRMVVPADPPQNGSCKENGDYSAAAATGGGKTVELDGESVRCRADKPTTKLTSNPNGKDMDGAEEDAAGTARRQQMPPASVMTRLILIMVWRKLIRNPNTYSSLIGLTWSLVAFRWHISMPAIVEKSISILSDAGLGMAMFSLGLFMALQPSIIACGNSVAVVSMAVRFLAGPAITAAASAAVGLRGTLLKVAIVQAALPQGIVPFVFAKEYNVHPAILSTAVIFGMLIALPITLVYYAILGLVH
- the LOC124660704 gene encoding auxin efflux carrier component 4-like isoform X2, encoding MISLHDLYTVLAAVVPLYVAMILAYGSVRWWGIFTPDQCSGINRFVAIFAVPLLSFHFISTNDPYQMNLRFLAADTLQKLLVLALLAATSRLPAVPSPRLDWSVTLFSLATLPNTLVMGIPLLIAMYGPYAGSLMVQVVVLQCIIWYTLLLFLFEFRAARVLITDQFPDTAACIASLRVDPDVVSLEGGRAETESEVAADGRLRVTVRRSSASRRSAALLATPRPSNLTGAEIYSVSSSLNPTPRGSNFNHADFFAVVGGAPPPPTPARLHGSSLGGSGHYSLQSSQGPTPRGSSFDEHARTAAADAGAPHSHDAKELHMFVWSSSASPVSELTSNPNGKDMDGAEEDAAGTARRQQMPPASVMTRLILIMVWRKLIRNPNTYSSLIGLTWSLVAFRWHISMPAIVEKSISILSDAGLGMAMFSLGLFMALQPSIIACGNSVAVVSMAVRFLAGPAITAAASAAVGLRGTLLKVAIVQAALPQGIVPFVFAKEYNVHPAILSTAVIFGMLIALPITLVYYAILGLVH